From the Musa acuminata AAA Group cultivar baxijiao chromosome BXJ1-2, Cavendish_Baxijiao_AAA, whole genome shotgun sequence genome, one window contains:
- the LOC135609728 gene encoding uncharacterized protein LOC135609728, translating into MGVDYYKILGVDRNAKDDDLKKAYRKLAMRWHPDKNPNNKKDAEAKFKQISEAYEVLSDPQKRAVYNQYGEEGLKGQVPSPGAGDPGGGSTFFSAAGNGPASFSFNPRSADDIFAEFFCYSSPFGGMGSGGSGVRGGSRFPGGMDGMFGDDFFGSAFGGGREGASMYAQQPRKAAPIENRLPCSLEDLFKGTAKKMKISREIVEASRKTMTVEEILTINIKPGWKKGTKITFPEKGNEAPYVIPADIVFIIDEKPHDVFTREGNDLIVTLKISLVEALTGYTVHLTTLDGRSLTIPINSIHPGYEEVVHREGMPVPKDPSRKGNLRIKFNIKFPTQLTHEQKAGIKRLLAQ; encoded by the exons ATGGGGGTGGACTACTACAAGATCCTGGGCGTTGACAGGAACGCCAAGGACGACGACCTCAAGAAGGCCTACCGCAAGCTCGCCATGAGGTGGCACCCCGACAAGAACCCCAACAACAAGAAGGATGCCGAGGCCAAGTTCAAGCAGATCTCCGAGGCCTACGAG GTCTTGAGCGACCCCCAGAAGCGCGCCGTCTATAACCAGTACGGCGAGGAGGGCCTTAAGGGCCAGGTCCCGTCGCCGGGCGCTGGCGACCCCGGAGGCGGCTCCACCTTCTTCTCCGCCGCTGGAAATGGGCCCGCCTCGTTCAGCTTCAATCCCAGGAGCGCCGACGACATTTTTGCGGAGTTCTTCTGCTACTCCAGCCCCTTCGGTGGCATGGGAAGCGGCGGTAGTGGTGTTAGGGGCGGATCGAGGTTCCCTGGTGGAATGGACGGGATGTTCGGGGATGACTTCTTTGGGTCGGCCTTTGGCGGCGGCCGGGAGGGCGCGTCGATGTACGCTCAGCAGCCGCGCAAGGCCGCGCCGATTGAGAACCGGTTGCCGTGCAGCCTGGAGGACTTGTTTAAAGGGACCGCCAAGAAGATGAAGATTTCGAGGGAAATTGTGGAAGCTAGCAG GAAAACAATGACAGTGGAAGAAATTCTGACAATTAATATAAAGCCAGGTTGGAAAAAGGGTACAAAAATTACTTTCCCAGAAAAAGGAAATGAAGCTCCCTATGTTATTCCTGCAGATATAGTCTTCATCATTGATGAAAAGCCACATGATGTCTTCACGAGGGAGGGAAATGATCTGATCGTGACACTCAAAATCTCTTTGGTCGAGGCTCTGACTGGATATACTGTTCATTTGACGACACTCGATGGTCGCAGCCTCACTATCCCCATAAACTCCATTCATCCTGGTTACGAGGAGGTGGTCCATCGAGAGGGTATGCCAGTTCCAAAAGATCCCTCCAGGAAAGGAAATCTTCGGATCAAATTCAACATAAAGTTCCCGACACAGTTGACGCATGAACAGAAGGCTGGGATCAAACGTCTGTTGGCTCAATAA
- the LOC135609744 gene encoding uncharacterized protein At4g28440-like has product MATAAQQQAQESKPAKRKPIFTKVDQLRPGTGGHTLVVKVVNSTTVLQKGGAASAHLRHTRIAECLVGDETACIVFTARNEQVDLLTPGATVILRNAKIDMFKGCMRLAVDKWGRVEVTEPADFVVKEGNNLSLIEYELVNVSEE; this is encoded by the exons ATGGCGACGGCGGCTCAGCAACAAGCGCAAGAGTCGAAGCCGGCGAAGAGGAAGCCGATCTTCACCAAGGTGGACCAGCTCAGGCCGGGCACCGGCGGCCACACCCTCGTCGTGAAGGTCGTCAACTCCACCACGGTGCTCCAGAAGGGCGGCGCTGCCTCCGCCCACCTCCGCCACACCCGGATCGCCGAGTGCCTCGTCGGCGACGAGACCGCCTGCATCGTCTTCACCGCCCGCAACGAACAAG TTGACTTGCTGACGCCTGGTGCTACTGTCATCCTGCGCAATGCAAAGATAGATATGTTCAAGGGTTGCATGAGGCTGGCTGTTGATAAGTGGGGCCGAGTTGAGGTTACTGAACCTGCTGATTTTGTGGTGAAGGAGGGTAACAATTTATCATTGATCGAGTATGAACTGGTGAACGTCAGCGAAGAGTGA